From Thermincola ferriacetica:
CCATCGTATTCCAAATGCCTGTTTTATTCTCTTTTTACTTTTCATTAATGAACCTAAGTACTACTGTAGGAAGTAGTCTAATACCTTGGATCTTAAGCGTAAACAAACCTGATGACCTTCACATACTTCCAATAGTAGCAGGTTTATTTCAGGGGCTGTCCGGCTTTACTACTGAAAATAGAAATATACTTACTTTTTTGATTCCGATTTGTCTAGGGCTAGTCTTCCTTTGGAAAGCTCCTGCGGCACTAAGTGTATATTGGGGAGTAAACTCCTTGATAAGCTTTGTAGAAAAGAAAATAATGTCATTGAAAAGTATCCAACGGCGATTTTTAAAAGTTATATCAGTTGAAGAGATGATTAAAAGTCTAGGTTAAATCTTAGAAGTCCGGCTAAAAACCGGGCTTACTTTTTCAACCTAGCGACATTTCGCCTAACGCATCTGCTGGAAACGAACTTGCCCCGACCGCAAGGCTGGCGCGGTTTTTGCACCTGATCCGCAAAAATCGTGACACCAAAACTGTCGTGTAGAACACCGTCACTCGGAATATCTGCGGAGCCGCTCATTTGAGTCGGCTTTATTGCTTTGTTGGGTAGGAACGGCTCATTGGCCATACACGCGGCGGCCTTTTCCCAGTGTGCCGCCTGGCCGGTGGTACCAAATGAGCGGCGGGGCGGGTCGTTGTCGTAGCCCTGTCCTCACCTGCTTGGTGGCGCGATTTTGGCCAGGTAACTGCAAAAACCGTGACAGCCGAGGACGGGGCAAGTTGGGTCGGAGCGAAGCGTAGCCGTTTCCAGCGTTGTTAGGCGATGTAACGGCGGAAATGGAATACCAAAAAAATAGGACTTCTTACAATCGAGCTCCTCAAATTTTAACCTTAGCCGAATTACGAACACGCTCCACTAGATGGTCGGCCATAATTAGTAACTGGATGGCA
This genomic window contains:
- a CDS encoding YidC/Oxa1 family membrane protein insertase, which gives rise to MNIFSTAFSGILESLIQMTGDWLIAIVLITLSIRVVLFPLSVKQQKAIIISQNLNKVREFLSNKYKNRSDKINESIAKIITQYKVSPFLPLITIVFQMPVLFSFYFSLMNLSTTVGSSLIPWILSVNKPDDLHILPIVAGLFQGLSGFTTENRNILTFLIPICLGLVFLWKAPAALSVYWGVNSLISFVEKKIMSLKSIQRRFLKVISVEEMIKSLG